Proteins from one Salmo salar chromosome ssa07, Ssal_v3.1, whole genome shotgun sequence genomic window:
- the LOC106591080 gene encoding putative C-type lectin domain family 20 member A isoform X1 — translation METLWYLTLLITGFYTPSSCLHQYHFITNNMNWTDAQSYCRAHYTDLATVDDMEDLNRLITSVSIYGWYWIGLKKGDSMKWHWSLADRRFYREGETEFRNWDTGTPQNGNCAFMSTAGLWNNASCDDQHHFICYDGKQGTNLTYVLIQENKTWIDAQSYCRQHHTDLLSVRNQTENTEIEKKISLRGLPVWIGLFLDSWIWSDQSDSSFRNWWSRYPTIYQGYNCTLVSSNPNEYYYSEWINYPCGTNFPFICYEPAVETPEIPQLNRQVVRMKMTPKDQHLNLSDPAVQDAILKKIRNKLKEQGLPADTKVTWKKQLDGKVFHKEEEGSPNKEEEEKKMKKMTKREL, via the exons GGTTCTACACACCTTCCTCATGTCTTCATCAGTATCACTTCATTACCAACAATATGAACTGGACTGATGCCCAGAGTTACTGCAGAGCACATTACACTGATCTGGCTACAGTAGATGACATGGAGGACCTGAACAGGCTGATTACCAGTGTCAGTATTTATGGATGGTACTGGATCGGACTGAAGAAGGGAGACTCCATGAAATGGCACTGGTCTCTGGCAGACAGACGTTtctacagagagggggagactgagTTCAGAAACTGGGACACTGGGACACCCCAAAATGGTAACTGTGCTTTCATGAGTACAGCTGGGCTGTGGAACAACGCCTCCTGTGATGACCAGCATCACTTCATCTGTTATGATG GAAAACAAGGCACCAACCTAACATACGTCTTAATTCAGGAGAACAAGACCTGGATAGATGCTCAGAGTTACTGCAGACAGCATCACACAGACCTGCTCAGTGTGAGGAACCAGACTGAGAATACAGAGATAGAGAAGAAGATATCACTGAGGGGACTTCCTGTGTGGATCGGTCTGTTTCTAGACTCCTGGATATGGTCAGACCAGAGTGACTCCTCATTCAGAAACTGGTGGTCAAGATATCCTACAATATATCAGGGATACAACTGCACTCTGGTGTCTTCTAATCCTAATGAGTATTATTATTCTGAATGGATAAATTATCCCTGTGGCACCAACTTTCCTTTCATCTGCTATG AGCCAGCTGTGGAGACCCCTGAGATACCCCAACTGAACAGACAGGTGGTGAGAATGAAGATGACGCCAAAGGATCAACATCTGAACCTCAGTGATCCTGCTGTTCAGGACGCAATTTTAAAAAAG ATAAGGAACAAGCTGAAGGAGCAGGGGTTACCTGCAGACACCAAAGTGACGTGGAAAAAGCAGCTTGATGGGAAGGTCTTCCACAAGGAGGAAGAGGGGTCTCCTaataaagaagaggaggagaagaagatgaagaagatgACAAAGAGAGAACTCTAA
- the LOC106591080 gene encoding putative C-type lectin domain family 20 member A isoform X2: MNWTDAQSYCRAHYTDLATVDDMEDLNRLITSVSIYGWYWIGLKKGDSMKWHWSLADRRFYREGETEFRNWDTGTPQNGNCAFMSTAGLWNNASCDDQHHFICYDGKQGTNLTYVLIQENKTWIDAQSYCRQHHTDLLSVRNQTENTEIEKKISLRGLPVWIGLFLDSWIWSDQSDSSFRNWWSRYPTIYQGYNCTLVSSNPNEYYYSEWINYPCGTNFPFICYEPAVETPEIPQLNRQVVRMKMTPKDQHLNLSDPAVQDAILKKIRNKLKEQGLPADTKVTWKKQLDGKVFHKEEEGSPNKEEEEKKMKKMTKREL; this comes from the exons ATGAACTGGACTGATGCCCAGAGTTACTGCAGAGCACATTACACTGATCTGGCTACAGTAGATGACATGGAGGACCTGAACAGGCTGATTACCAGTGTCAGTATTTATGGATGGTACTGGATCGGACTGAAGAAGGGAGACTCCATGAAATGGCACTGGTCTCTGGCAGACAGACGTTtctacagagagggggagactgagTTCAGAAACTGGGACACTGGGACACCCCAAAATGGTAACTGTGCTTTCATGAGTACAGCTGGGCTGTGGAACAACGCCTCCTGTGATGACCAGCATCACTTCATCTGTTATGATG GAAAACAAGGCACCAACCTAACATACGTCTTAATTCAGGAGAACAAGACCTGGATAGATGCTCAGAGTTACTGCAGACAGCATCACACAGACCTGCTCAGTGTGAGGAACCAGACTGAGAATACAGAGATAGAGAAGAAGATATCACTGAGGGGACTTCCTGTGTGGATCGGTCTGTTTCTAGACTCCTGGATATGGTCAGACCAGAGTGACTCCTCATTCAGAAACTGGTGGTCAAGATATCCTACAATATATCAGGGATACAACTGCACTCTGGTGTCTTCTAATCCTAATGAGTATTATTATTCTGAATGGATAAATTATCCCTGTGGCACCAACTTTCCTTTCATCTGCTATG AGCCAGCTGTGGAGACCCCTGAGATACCCCAACTGAACAGACAGGTGGTGAGAATGAAGATGACGCCAAAGGATCAACATCTGAACCTCAGTGATCCTGCTGTTCAGGACGCAATTTTAAAAAAG ATAAGGAACAAGCTGAAGGAGCAGGGGTTACCTGCAGACACCAAAGTGACGTGGAAAAAGCAGCTTGATGGGAAGGTCTTCCACAAGGAGGAAGAGGGGTCTCCTaataaagaagaggaggagaagaagatgaagaagatgACAAAGAGAGAACTCTAA
- the LOC106608539 gene encoding GATA zinc finger domain-containing protein 14 translates to MNWTDAQSYCRAHYTDLATVDDMEDQNRLITSGSVDVLSWIGLEKGDSMKWHWSLAGRRFYREGETEFRNWDTGTPQNGNCAFMSTAGLWNNASCDDQHHFICYDGKQDTNLTYVLVQESKTWIDAQSYCRQHHTDLVSVRNQTENTEIDQKISLRGLPVWIGLFLDSWIWSDQSDSSFRNWTLGYPDASGQNCVALFFESVNYAKWIIHPCDHRHNFFCYTDPDVKTTTVPLPTTTTTTTPSTPTTTTTTPSTPTTTTTTPYNHAFHPDHNHAFHPDHNHNHAFHPDHNHNHYFHPDHNHNHAFHPDHNHNHAFHPDHNHNHAFHPNHNHNHAFHPDHNHNHAFHPHHNHAFHPYHNHNHAFHPDNNHAFHPDHNHNHAFHPDHNHNHYFHPDHNHNHAFHPDHNHAFHPDHNHNHAFHPYHNHNHAFHPDHNHNHAFHPDHNHAIHPVHNHNHAFHPVRIHNHAFHPDHNHKHAFHPDHNHAFQLYHNHNHAFHPDHNHNHYFHPDHKHNHAFHPDHNHNHAFHPDHNHKHAFHPDHNHAFHPDHNHNHAFHPDHNHNHAFQPYHNHNHAFHPDHNHNHYFHPDHNHNHAFHPDHNHNHAFHPDHNHNHAFHPDHDHNHAFHPVRIHNHAFHPDHNHNHGFHPDHNHNHAFQPDHNHNHAFHPDHNHNHGFHPDHNHNHDYNPENNNNHDYPLDYTPDCLPDP, encoded by the exons ATGAACTGGACTGATGCCCAGAGTTACTGCAGAGCACATTACACTGATCTGGCTACAGTAGATGACATGGAGGACCAGAACAGGCTGATTACCAGTGGTAGTGTTGATGTTCTGTCCTGGATTGGATTGGAGAAGGGAGACTCCATGAAGTGGCACTGGTCTCTGGCAGGCAGACGTTtctacagagagggggagactgaaTTCAGAAACTGGGACACTGGGACACCCCAAAATGGTAACTGTGCTTTCATGAGTACAGCTGGGCTGTGGAACAACGCCTCCTGTGATGACCAGCATCACTTCATCTGTTATGATG GAAAACAAGACACCAACCTAACATACGTCTTAGTTCAGGAGAGCAAGACCTGGATAGATGCTCAGAGTTACTGCAGACAGCATCACACAGACCTGGTCAGTGTGAGGAACCAGACTGAGAACACAGAGATAGATCAGAAGATATCACTGAGGGGACTTCCTGTGTGGATCGGTCTGTTTCTAGACTCCTGGATATGGTCAGACCAGAGTGACTCCTCATTCAGAAACTGGACATTAGGATATCCTGATGCTTCAGGACAGAACTGTGTTGCATTGTTTTTTGAATCAGTTAATTATGCTAAATGGATAATTCATCCCTGTGACCACAGACATAATTTCTTCTGCTATACTG ACCCAGATGTGAAGACCACTACTGTCCCTCtgcccacaaccacaaccacaaccacgccTTCCAccccaaccacaaccacaaccacgccTTCCACCccgaccacaaccacaaccacgccTT acaaccacgccTTCCACCCCGACCACAACCACGCCTTCCACCccgaccacaaccacaaccacgccTTCCACCccgaccacaaccacaaccactacTTCCaccctgaccacaaccacaaccacgccTTCCACCccgaccacaaccacaaccacgccTTCCaccctgaccacaaccacaaccacgccTTCCAccccaaccacaaccacaaccacgccTTCCACCccgaccacaaccacaaccacgccTTCCACCCCCACCACAACCACGCCTTCCACccctaccacaaccacaaccacgccTTCCACCCCGACAACAACCACGCCTTCCACCccgaccacaaccacaaccacgccTTCCACCccgaccacaaccacaaccactacTTCCaccctgaccacaaccacaaccacgccTTCCACCCCGACCACAACCACGCCTTCCACCcagaccacaaccacaaccacgccTTCCACCCCTATCACAATCACAACCACGCCTTCCACCccgaccacaaccacaaccacgccTTCCACCCCGACCACAACCACGCCATCCACCCTGTCCACAACCACAACCATGCCTTCCACCCTGTCCGCATCCACAACCACGCCTTCCACCCCGACCACAACCACAAGCACGCCTTCCACCCCGACCACAACCACGCCTTCCAGctctaccacaaccacaaccacgccTTCCACCccgaccacaaccacaaccactacTTCCACCCTGACCACAAGCACAACCACGCCTTCCACCccgaccacaaccacaaccacgccTTCCaccctgaccacaaccacaagcACGCCTTCCACCCCGACCACAACCACGCCTTCCaccctgaccacaaccacaaccatgcCTTCCACCccgaccacaaccacaaccacgccTTCCAGccctaccacaaccacaaccacgccTTCCACCccgaccacaaccacaaccactacTTCCaccctgaccacaaccacaaccatgcCTTCCACCccgaccacaaccacaaccacgccTTCCACCccgaccacaaccacaaccatgcCTTCCACCCCGACCACGACCACAACCATGCCTTCCACCCTGTCCGCATCCACAACCACGCCTTCCACCccgaccacaaccacaaccacggcTTCCACCccgaccacaaccacaaccacgccTTCCAACccgaccacaaccacaaccatgcCTTCCACCccgaccacaaccacaaccacggcTTCCACCccgaccacaaccacaaccatgaCTACAACCCcgagaacaacaacaaccacgACTACCCCCTGGATTATACACCAGACTGCCTCCCCGACCCCTGA